Proteins from a genomic interval of Criblamydia sequanensis CRIB-18:
- the murB gene encoding UDP-N-acetylmuramate dehydrogenase, whose protein sequence is MDKITENVCLKAFSTMKVGGEARYYIKVGTIEELREALQFAKERQLPFFILGKGSNCIFDDEGFSGLVIHNKIEFCNLNETKVEVGAGLSFSWLGTFTAKNNLSGLEFASGIPGTVGGAIYMNAGSNGLETKDFLESCNYLFQDGTLRQFDRGELQFSYRHSPFQEMKGALVSATFKLFKSEEARKRQIELIHYRKNTQPLKDCSAGCVFRNPVNAKAGALIEASGLKGAKIGGAEVSLVHANFIVNKGGATSKDIKMLIEHVSETVKEKTGHTLKKEVCFISKDGFLNL, encoded by the coding sequence TTGGACAAAATTACTGAAAATGTTTGTTTGAAAGCTTTTTCCACAATGAAAGTGGGAGGAGAAGCCCGCTATTATATCAAAGTCGGCACCATCGAAGAATTAAGAGAAGCTCTTCAGTTTGCGAAAGAAAGACAGCTTCCTTTTTTTATCTTAGGCAAAGGGTCTAACTGCATCTTTGATGATGAAGGGTTCTCAGGCCTTGTGATTCATAACAAAATTGAATTTTGCAATTTAAATGAGACAAAAGTAGAAGTCGGAGCGGGGCTTAGTTTTTCCTGGCTTGGAACTTTTACAGCCAAAAATAACTTAAGCGGGCTTGAATTTGCCTCAGGCATTCCTGGAACAGTCGGGGGGGCTATCTATATGAATGCAGGTTCAAACGGGTTAGAGACGAAAGATTTCTTAGAGAGCTGTAACTATCTGTTTCAAGACGGCACCTTAAGACAATTTGACAGGGGCGAGCTTCAATTTTCCTATCGCCACTCGCCTTTTCAAGAGATGAAAGGGGCTCTTGTGAGCGCCACTTTTAAACTTTTCAAATCAGAAGAGGCTCGAAAAAGACAAATCGAGCTTATCCATTACCGAAAAAATACCCAACCTTTAAAAGATTGTTCTGCCGGCTGTGTTTTTAGAAACCCGGTTAACGCGAAAGCCGGCGCTTTAATTGAAGCAAGCGGATTAAAAGGGGCAAAGATCGGAGGGGCTGAAGTGTCACTTGTTCACGCAAATTTTATCGTCAACAAGGGGGGCGCCACCTCAAAAGATATTAAAATGCTTATAGAACATGTTTCTGAGACCGTTAAAGAAAAAACAGGTCATACTCTAAAAAAAGAAGTTTGCTTTATTTCGAAAGACGGTTTTTTAAATCTATGA
- the nusB gene encoding transcription antitermination factor NusB encodes MSLPHQKFREIVFQALFSLETDFNNEEELLKLIMEMLSVSKKSVREAFDRARLINQSKVSLDEAIGSTSRTFSFDRIQKVERNILRLCAYEILFDDTIPEKVAIAEGIRLARKFSTPESSLFVNAVLDAIYKKKLGVPTEGEGIEESLTKMNESFEPKEPEA; translated from the coding sequence GTGTCCCTCCCACATCAAAAATTTAGAGAAATTGTATTCCAGGCCCTTTTTTCATTAGAAACCGATTTCAATAATGAAGAAGAGCTATTAAAACTTATCATGGAGATGCTCTCAGTTTCCAAAAAATCAGTCCGCGAAGCTTTTGATCGTGCTAGGTTGATTAACCAATCCAAAGTTTCCTTAGATGAAGCTATTGGCAGCACAAGCCGGACGTTTTCATTTGATAGAATACAAAAAGTTGAAAGAAATATTTTAAGACTTTGCGCGTATGAAATTCTATTTGATGATACTATACCCGAAAAAGTAGCCATAGCAGAAGGCATTAGACTGGCAAGAAAATTTAGCACTCCTGAATCTTCTTTATTTGTGAATGCGGTTTTGGATGCTATCTATAAGAAGAAACTTGGCGTGCCGACAGAGGGAGAAGGTATAGAAGAATCCCTGACAAAAATGAATGAAAGCTTCGAGCCTAAAGAACCTGAAGCGTGA